In Crassostrea angulata isolate pt1a10 chromosome 6, ASM2561291v2, whole genome shotgun sequence, a genomic segment contains:
- the LOC128187022 gene encoding putative leucine-rich repeat-containing protein DDB_G0290503 isoform X13, which produces MAAPETPRLLDSPSDIRKEIDRKLVDDGISDQCPEEEKLLYVWRLYQHTETDLQRAIENEEKLKLAQTAEMQEVENYVEHIRHLSDEREALIQELETENDQLKSEIDSLKQDQNAAALRDETTEMLVQQGLDEIANVSTSEQIAFLLVERARLLDELEAEQNRTMTPSVNSTMTETTCPQTPGLSTPGINTPGPSEDGRMSAVEFEQTLERERTQFEEELNQSRESIKKMKERLKREHEEEINALMEENNKLEDDYEEAKAKLYKHKLLHEKEMEELDKEVKKLREDLQTLQKEKEKSDSDSRSSTPANVFSGRPPSPARSPNDLAIRNIIQEKTKIESELVQIKSQHRSTQNENTELKSKVESLSEELEKLQISIQQLQMKNKSLRSELEEAENQLEEAETASEEVTKDRDEMKLRLGSLEKEVKNLRADAQKTHSLQDSVRILNQEKCDLTNELDTVKRELDEAQSEKEQLANQKLALSKEEIRLTEELQAMKSELDTYKCSHEELTDQKNELNRTLTLLDKTNSELETLRSEKFELNCRSENLSKENKDLLNQVESLQGELERLRSDGQEMSKQQIIINHMRDQVQKLTKEISDLKNSLQEKEKAEKDLNKTIEVQEAEISRLKSDIDNLKHVHEKERVDIQEEHANEIEDLKMKLQLTLQELSRSKQMLDDERSQCSEVEVKAHDLEVLLEEMQKTNSAYEKKLDEVSHLEKRVKDLEKLVSEKCDIEDQLEDKNREISDLEQEIEEFESIKLELEDTRESLDKEKVIRSKLEATVRDLEQILDDQRTDHESIQQQFTNKDIGILIKEKVQSLESQVRGLQDDLFAAQEELQVTMEKHEQYILDRIGKELEEARAAHIEIQERIESEKQRQTLQSSPEVNGATQRIEVQKVENLEKQIETMKTRLTETQNQLDKATQEKSTSEKEIKILRDSLKQKEGDMKEIEALRQELSQARREVEHLQLSTKYDGEERQKHVDRIRSLEELSKQLELDNRELATKLQESIQQISHVEDQIKRERQRNTDKQYMNHRHVSQIEADLDEATSQVRQLKDDLQKKQTYIMKLEADAIGNAAKYESTISRLESELNETKQFHKKELEAVTERLETTCKDNKELRNQIREKDQEYQSSFQDVNRYRGTADRLESQIQTEIKIRTDLENRNAALDKEISKAQTERNEEFPNLRVWSQVRSLMEKNASLEAAKRSLEDELERKNSSSKFAETTLSQASANHEAVLKSVQSKADSAEKKVVWSGHKSPVQRRETKAKPFILKAEKLQHDLETVTFKLKTVEQQLSQAEELKNELQDKKEKVAALRNQLEAEKLQRTLLDQTVSELKHQVSLLKSRESKVIDQNRELQHTMIDMETKLDDMQERNQTALDMDALTWDEEENNEQKRYTEVGKRGLLDQIHKLQKEVKDLQYELLTVNERREIQERKYEDRKMKTKVKLMRARTFNAGCVEEGQEFVVEFYSKERTRMQEQLRQYDDDLRLTRSTLRKEMDWKEKMEKNYQTVLREKREYLSQLSDMEEAVREKTRMVSMLQVRTKFLEEENSRLQDRIDSITKQKQGLDKLLKEYKLSGKDVHLSRLSSDSRPHSLTGGTSGIGNSVDSSWVNEQDPYIEPYLGYRNTQSSNMVINNYLSRSFEPHSHAVDLYRGETGSEESYSREFDT; this is translated from the exons GACAGTCCGTCGGACATTCGTAAAGAGATTGACAGGAAACTTGTGGACGATGGAATCAGTGATCAATGTCCAGAGGAGGAGAAACTACTGTATGTGTGGAGGCTGTATCAGCACACAGAG ACAGACCTTCAGCGAGCCATTGAAAATGAGGAGAAACTCAAACTCGCTCAGACGGCCGAGATGCAGGAAGTGGAGAACTATGTTGAGCACATCAGGCATCTGTCGGACGAGCGGGAGGCACTCATACAGGAGCTCGAGACTGAGAATGACCAGCTCAAGTCCGAGATTGACTCGCTCAAACAGGACCAAAACG ctgCAGCTTTAAGGGATGAGACAACAGAGATGTTGGTTCAGCAGGGACTCGATGAAATTGCCAATGTCTCAACGAGTGAACAGATAGCCTTCCTGCTAGTGGAGCGGGCGAGACTTCTGGATGAACTTGAGGCTGAACAGAACCGGACAATGACCCCGTCCGTCAACTCCACCATGACCGAAACAACCTGTCCCCAGACCCCAGGTCTCAGTACCCCCGGAATCAACACCCCAGGTCCCTCAGAAGACGGAAGGATGTCGGCAGTTGAGTTTGAGCAAACCTTGGAGCGTGAGCGAACTCAGTTTGAAGAGGAGTTGAACCAGTCTCGTGAGAgcataaagaaaatgaaagaacGGCTAAAGAGGGAACACGAGGAGGAGATCAATGCATTGATGGAGGAGAACAACAAACTGGAGGATGACTATGAGGAGGCCAAGGCTAAG CTTTACAAGCATAAATTGCTGCATGAAAAAGAG ATGGAGGAACTGGACAAGGAAGTGAAAAAGTTGAGAGAGGACCTCCAAACTCTacagaaagagaaagagaagtcAGACTCAG ATTCACGCTCCTCCACCCCCGCCAATGTGTTCAGTGGACGTCCACCCAGCCCCGCCCGCTCTCCCAATGACCTTGCCATCCGCAACATCATCCAGGAGAAGACAAAGATTGAGAGCGAACTCGTTCAAATCAAATCTCAACACCGAAGCACACAAAATGAGAACACAGAACTCAAGTCAAAG GTGGAGTCTCTTTCGGAGGAGTTGGAGAAATTACAAATTTCCATTCAGCAGTTACAGATGAAGAACAAAAGTCTGCGATCTGAGCTTGAGGAGGCCGAGAACCAGCTGGAGGAAGCTGAG acTGCCAGTGAGGAAGTTACAAAGGACAGGGATGAGATGAAGTTAAGACTCGGAAGTCTAGAAAAGGAGGTCAAAAACCTACGAGCTGATGCTCAGAAAACTCACTCATTGCAG GACTCTGTTCGAATTCTGAACCAGGAAAAGTGTGATTTAACTAATGAACTTGATACTGTCAAGCGTGAGCTCGATGAAGCTCAATCTGAAAAAGAACAGCTAGCCAATCAAAAGCTTGCACTCAGTAAGGAGGAAATTCGACTTACGGAGGAACTTCAGGCGATGAAATCGGAGCTTGATACATACAAGTGTTCACATGAAGAATTGACTGACCAGAAAAACGAGTTAAATAGAACTTTAACATTACTAGATAAAACAAACTCTGAATTAGAGACCTTGAGATCTGAGAAATTTGAACTGAATTGCCGGTCTGAGAACTTATCCAAGGAAAATAAAGATTTATTAAATCAGGTTGAAAGTCTTCAGGGAGAGTTAGAGCGGTTACGCTCGGACGGCCAGGAGATGTCTAAACAGCAG ATTATTATAAACCATATGCGAGACCAAGTTCAAAAACTCACCAAAGAAATTAGTGATTTAAAAAACAGTCTGCAAGAGAAAGAAAAGGCAGAAAAAGATCTCAACAAAACAATT GAAGTGCAGGAGGCAGAAATTAGTAGATTAAAAAGtgatattgacaatttaaaacatgttcatGAAAAAGAAAGAGTTGACATTCAAGAGGAACATGCAAATGAGATTGAGGATTTGAAAATGAAGCTTCAGCTTACACTTCAAGAATTATCTCGATCGAAACAAATGTTGGACGACGAACGGAGTCAGTGTTCAGAGGTAGAGGTCAAAGCTCACGACCTTGAGGTGCTTCTGGAGGAAATGCAAAAAACAAATAGTGCTTACGAGAAAAAATTAGACGAGGTGTCTCATCTAGAAAAGAGGGTGAAAGATTTGGAGAAACTAGTGTCTGAAAAATGTGATATTGAGGACCAACTAGAGGACAAAAATCGTGAGATCTCCGACCTAGAGCAGGAAATTGAGGAGTTTGAGAGCATTAAGTTAGAATTGGAAGATACGCGGGAAAGTTTGGATAAAGAAAAAGTGATCCGAAGCAAGCTAGAGGCCACGGTCCGTGACCTGGAACAAATCCTGGATGATCAACGGACTGACCACGAGAGCATTCAGCAGCAGTTTACTAACAAG gACATAGGAATTTTGATTAAAGAAAAG GTGCAATCTCTGGAGAGTCAGGTGCGAGGTCTGCAGGATGATCTGTTTGCCGCCCAGGAAGAACTCCAGGTTACCATGGAGAAACATGAACAG TACATACTTGATAGAATAGGGAAG GAGCTTGAAGAGGCCCGGGCAGCACACATTGAAATCCAGGAGCGAATTGAGTCGGAGAAGCAGAGGCAGACCTTACAGTCCAGTCCGGAGGTCAATGGAGCGACGCAGAGGATAGAGGTCCAGAAAGTAGAG aatCTAGAGAAGCAGATAGAGACAATGAAGACACGTTTAACCGAGACTCAAAATCAACTGGATAAGGCCACTCAAGAAAAGTCCACATCGGagaaagaaatcaaaatcctcCGAGATTCACTGAAGCAGAAAGAAGGCGACATGAAGGAGATAGAGGCACTGAGACAGGAGCTCAGTCAGGCACGGCGAGAAGTCGAACACTTACAGCTGTCCACGAAATACGACGGCGAGGAACGACAGAAACATGTGGACAGAATCCGGTCTCTGGAGGAGCTGTCCAAGCAGCTCGAGCTGGACAACAGGGAACTCGCCACCAAG CTGCAGGAGTCTATTCAACAAATCAGTCATGTTGAAGATCAGATAAAGCGAGAGCGGCAGAGGAACACAGACAAACAGTACATGAACCACCGGCATGTCAGCCAGATAGAGGCTGACCTTGACGAGGCCACCAGTCAGGTCAGACAACTCAAGGACGACCTCCAGAAGAAACAGACTTATATCATGAAGTTGGAGGCTGATGCCATCGGCAATGCT GCAAAGTATGAAAGTACGATATCTCGGCTTGAATCTGAATTGAATGAGACCAAACAGTTTCATAAGAAAGAATTAGAGGCAGTGACGGAACGCCTGGAGACGACGTGTAAAGACAACAAGGAGTTACGGAATCAGATCAGGGAGAAAGATCAG GAGTATCAGAGTTCGTTCCAGGACGTGAATCGATATCGAGGCACTGCAGACCGCCTGGAATCGCAGATCCAGACGGAGATCAAGATCCGCACTGACCTGGAGAACAGAAACGCAGCTCTGGACAAAGAGATTTCTAAA GCTCAAACAGAACGCAAT GAGGAATTTCCTAATTTAAGA GTGTGGAGCCAGGTCCGTTCATTGATGGAGAAGAATGCCAGTTTGGAGGCAGCCAAACGAAGCTTGGAGGATGAACTTGAAAGG AAGAATTCCAGTTCAAAGTTTGCAGAGACAACTCTGTCGCAGGCATCGGCCAATCACGAGGCAGTTCTGAAATCAGTGCAGTCCAAAGCAGACTCAGCGGAGAAGAAA GTGGTTTGGAGTGGCCATAAGTCCCCGGTACAGAGACGG GAAACCAAAGCTAAACCTTTTATACTTAAA GCCGAAAAGCTTCAGCATGACCTTGAGACAGTGACCTTCAAGTTGAAGACGGTGGAGCAGCAGCTGAGTCAGGCGGAGGAGCTGAAGAACGAACTCCAGGACAAAAAGGAGAAAGTCGCCGCACTGCGGAACCAGCTGGAGGCTGAGAAACTCCAGAG GACTCTACTTGACCAGACTGTGTCAGAATTAAAACACCAGGTGTCGCTGCTGAAGTCTCGCGAGTCCAAGGTGATAGACCAGAATCGAGAGCTCCAGCACACCATGATTGACATGGAGACCAAACTGGACGACATGCAGGAGCGGAACCAGACAGCCCTAGACATG GATGCGTTGACCTGGGATGAGGAGGAGAACAATGAG CAAAAGCGTTACACTGAGGTTGGAAAACGAGGACTGTTGGATCAAATCCACAAACTCCAGAAAGAGGTTAAGGACCTACAATACGAACTTCTGACGGTGAATGAGCGACGGGAAATACAGGAAAGGAAGTATGAGGACCGAAAAATGAAGACCAAGGTCAAGCTGATGAGAGCAAG GACGTTTAATGCGGGTTGTGTGGAAGAAGGCCAGGAGTTTGTAGT GGAGTTTTACTCCAAGGAGAGAACGCGTATGCAGGAGCAGCTCCGCCAGTACGACGACGATCTGAGGCTGACGCGATCCACGCTCAGGAAGGAGATGGACTGGAAAGAGAAAATGGAGAAGAACTACCAGACCGTGCTCCGCGAGAAGCGGGAATATTTGTCTCA GCTGTCAGATATGGAGGAAGCCGTACGAGAGAAGACACGAATGGTGTCCATGCTGCAAGTCCGTACCAAGTTCTTGGAGGAGGAGAATTCTCGCCTGCAAGATCGTATCGACTCTATCACCAAACAGAAGCAGGGATTAGATAAGCTGCTCAAAGAATACAAACTCTCTGGTAAAGACGTGCAT TTGTCTCGCCTGAGTTCAGACAGCCGACCTCACAGCCTGACGGGGGGTACCAGTGGTATCGGGAATAGCGTGGATTCCAGCTGGGTCAACGAACAGGACCCGTACATCGAGCCGTACCTGGGTTATCGCAATACGCAATCCTCCAACATGGTAATAAATAACTACCTCAGTCGAAGCTTCGAACCTCATAGTCACGCTGTCGATTTATATCGTGGGGAGACAGGAAGTGAAGAGTCGTACAGTCGCGAGTTTGATACCTAA
- the LOC128187022 gene encoding putative leucine-rich repeat-containing protein DDB_G0290503 isoform X16 translates to MAAPETPRLLDSPSDIRKEIDRKLVDDGISDQCPEEEKLLYVWRLYQHTETDLQRAIENEEKLKLAQTAEMQEVENYVEHIRHLSDEREALIQELETENDQLKSEIDSLKQDQNAAALRDETTEMLVQQGLDEIANVSTSEQIAFLLVERARLLDELEAEQNRTMTPSVNSTMTETTCPQTPGLSTPGINTPGPSEDGRMSAVEFEQTLERERTQFEEELNQSRESIKKMKERLKREHEEEINALMEENNKLEDDYEEAKAKLYKHKLLHEKEMEELDKEVKKLREDLQTLQKEKEKSDSDSRSSTPANVFSGRPPSPARSPNDLAIRNIIQEKTKIESELVQIKSQHRSTQNENTELKSKVESLSEELEKLQISIQQLQMKNKSLRSELEEAENQLEEAETASEEVTKDRDEMKLRLGSLEKEVKNLRADAQKTHSLQDSVRILNQEKCDLTNELDTVKRELDEAQSEKEQLANQKLALSKEEIRLTEELQAMKSELDTYKCSHEELTDQKNELNRTLTLLDKTNSELETLRSEKFELNCRSENLSKENKDLLNQVESLQGELERLRSDGQEMSKQQIIINHMRDQVQKLTKEISDLKNSLQEKEKAEKDLNKTIEVQEAEISRLKSDIDNLKHVHEKERVDIQEEHANEIEDLKMKLQLTLQELSRSKQMLDDERSQCSEVEVKAHDLEVLLEEMQKTNSAYEKKLDEVSHLEKRVKDLEKLVSEKCDIEDQLEDKNREISDLEQEIEEFESIKLELEDTRESLDKEKVIRSKLEATVRDLEQILDDQRTDHESIQQQFTNKDIGILIKEKVQSLESQVRGLQDDLFAAQEELQVTMEKHEQELEEARAAHIEIQERIESEKQRQTLQSSPEVNGATQRIEVQKVENLEKQIETMKTRLTETQNQLDKATQEKSTSEKEIKILRDSLKQKEGDMKEIEALRQELSQARREVEHLQLSTKYDGEERQKHVDRIRSLEELSKQLELDNRELATKLQESIQQISHVEDQIKRERQRNTDKQYMNHRHVSQIEADLDEATSQVRQLKDDLQKKQTYIMKLEADAIGNAAKYESTISRLESELNETKQFHKKELEAVTERLETTCKDNKELRNQIREKDQEYQSSFQDVNRYRGTADRLESQIQTEIKIRTDLENRNAALDKEISKAQTERNEEFPNLRVWSQVRSLMEKNASLEAAKRSLEDELERKNSSSKFAETTLSQASANHEAVLKSVQSKADSAEKKVVWSGHKSPVQRRETKAKPFILKAEKLQHDLETVTFKLKTVEQQLSQAEELKNELQDKKEKVAALRNQLEAEKLQRTLLDQTVSELKHQVSLLKSRESKVIDQNRELQHTMIDMETKLDDMQERNQTALDMDALTWDEEENNEQKRYTEVGKRGLLDQIHKLQKEVKDLQYELLTVNERREIQERKYEDRKMKTKVKLMRARTFNAGCVEEGQEFVVEFYSKERTRMQEQLRQYDDDLRLTRSTLRKEMDWKEKMEKNYQTVLREKREYLSQLSDMEEAVREKTRMVSMLQVRTKFLEEENSRLQDRIDSITKQKQGLDKLLKEYKLSGKDVHLSRLSSDSRPHSLTGGTSGIGNSVDSSWVNEQDPYIEPYLGYRNTQSSNMVINNYLSRSFEPHSHAVDLYRGETGSEESYSREFDT, encoded by the exons GACAGTCCGTCGGACATTCGTAAAGAGATTGACAGGAAACTTGTGGACGATGGAATCAGTGATCAATGTCCAGAGGAGGAGAAACTACTGTATGTGTGGAGGCTGTATCAGCACACAGAG ACAGACCTTCAGCGAGCCATTGAAAATGAGGAGAAACTCAAACTCGCTCAGACGGCCGAGATGCAGGAAGTGGAGAACTATGTTGAGCACATCAGGCATCTGTCGGACGAGCGGGAGGCACTCATACAGGAGCTCGAGACTGAGAATGACCAGCTCAAGTCCGAGATTGACTCGCTCAAACAGGACCAAAACG ctgCAGCTTTAAGGGATGAGACAACAGAGATGTTGGTTCAGCAGGGACTCGATGAAATTGCCAATGTCTCAACGAGTGAACAGATAGCCTTCCTGCTAGTGGAGCGGGCGAGACTTCTGGATGAACTTGAGGCTGAACAGAACCGGACAATGACCCCGTCCGTCAACTCCACCATGACCGAAACAACCTGTCCCCAGACCCCAGGTCTCAGTACCCCCGGAATCAACACCCCAGGTCCCTCAGAAGACGGAAGGATGTCGGCAGTTGAGTTTGAGCAAACCTTGGAGCGTGAGCGAACTCAGTTTGAAGAGGAGTTGAACCAGTCTCGTGAGAgcataaagaaaatgaaagaacGGCTAAAGAGGGAACACGAGGAGGAGATCAATGCATTGATGGAGGAGAACAACAAACTGGAGGATGACTATGAGGAGGCCAAGGCTAAG CTTTACAAGCATAAATTGCTGCATGAAAAAGAG ATGGAGGAACTGGACAAGGAAGTGAAAAAGTTGAGAGAGGACCTCCAAACTCTacagaaagagaaagagaagtcAGACTCAG ATTCACGCTCCTCCACCCCCGCCAATGTGTTCAGTGGACGTCCACCCAGCCCCGCCCGCTCTCCCAATGACCTTGCCATCCGCAACATCATCCAGGAGAAGACAAAGATTGAGAGCGAACTCGTTCAAATCAAATCTCAACACCGAAGCACACAAAATGAGAACACAGAACTCAAGTCAAAG GTGGAGTCTCTTTCGGAGGAGTTGGAGAAATTACAAATTTCCATTCAGCAGTTACAGATGAAGAACAAAAGTCTGCGATCTGAGCTTGAGGAGGCCGAGAACCAGCTGGAGGAAGCTGAG acTGCCAGTGAGGAAGTTACAAAGGACAGGGATGAGATGAAGTTAAGACTCGGAAGTCTAGAAAAGGAGGTCAAAAACCTACGAGCTGATGCTCAGAAAACTCACTCATTGCAG GACTCTGTTCGAATTCTGAACCAGGAAAAGTGTGATTTAACTAATGAACTTGATACTGTCAAGCGTGAGCTCGATGAAGCTCAATCTGAAAAAGAACAGCTAGCCAATCAAAAGCTTGCACTCAGTAAGGAGGAAATTCGACTTACGGAGGAACTTCAGGCGATGAAATCGGAGCTTGATACATACAAGTGTTCACATGAAGAATTGACTGACCAGAAAAACGAGTTAAATAGAACTTTAACATTACTAGATAAAACAAACTCTGAATTAGAGACCTTGAGATCTGAGAAATTTGAACTGAATTGCCGGTCTGAGAACTTATCCAAGGAAAATAAAGATTTATTAAATCAGGTTGAAAGTCTTCAGGGAGAGTTAGAGCGGTTACGCTCGGACGGCCAGGAGATGTCTAAACAGCAG ATTATTATAAACCATATGCGAGACCAAGTTCAAAAACTCACCAAAGAAATTAGTGATTTAAAAAACAGTCTGCAAGAGAAAGAAAAGGCAGAAAAAGATCTCAACAAAACAATT GAAGTGCAGGAGGCAGAAATTAGTAGATTAAAAAGtgatattgacaatttaaaacatgttcatGAAAAAGAAAGAGTTGACATTCAAGAGGAACATGCAAATGAGATTGAGGATTTGAAAATGAAGCTTCAGCTTACACTTCAAGAATTATCTCGATCGAAACAAATGTTGGACGACGAACGGAGTCAGTGTTCAGAGGTAGAGGTCAAAGCTCACGACCTTGAGGTGCTTCTGGAGGAAATGCAAAAAACAAATAGTGCTTACGAGAAAAAATTAGACGAGGTGTCTCATCTAGAAAAGAGGGTGAAAGATTTGGAGAAACTAGTGTCTGAAAAATGTGATATTGAGGACCAACTAGAGGACAAAAATCGTGAGATCTCCGACCTAGAGCAGGAAATTGAGGAGTTTGAGAGCATTAAGTTAGAATTGGAAGATACGCGGGAAAGTTTGGATAAAGAAAAAGTGATCCGAAGCAAGCTAGAGGCCACGGTCCGTGACCTGGAACAAATCCTGGATGATCAACGGACTGACCACGAGAGCATTCAGCAGCAGTTTACTAACAAG gACATAGGAATTTTGATTAAAGAAAAG GTGCAATCTCTGGAGAGTCAGGTGCGAGGTCTGCAGGATGATCTGTTTGCCGCCCAGGAAGAACTCCAGGTTACCATGGAGAAACATGAACAG GAGCTTGAAGAGGCCCGGGCAGCACACATTGAAATCCAGGAGCGAATTGAGTCGGAGAAGCAGAGGCAGACCTTACAGTCCAGTCCGGAGGTCAATGGAGCGACGCAGAGGATAGAGGTCCAGAAAGTAGAG aatCTAGAGAAGCAGATAGAGACAATGAAGACACGTTTAACCGAGACTCAAAATCAACTGGATAAGGCCACTCAAGAAAAGTCCACATCGGagaaagaaatcaaaatcctcCGAGATTCACTGAAGCAGAAAGAAGGCGACATGAAGGAGATAGAGGCACTGAGACAGGAGCTCAGTCAGGCACGGCGAGAAGTCGAACACTTACAGCTGTCCACGAAATACGACGGCGAGGAACGACAGAAACATGTGGACAGAATCCGGTCTCTGGAGGAGCTGTCCAAGCAGCTCGAGCTGGACAACAGGGAACTCGCCACCAAG CTGCAGGAGTCTATTCAACAAATCAGTCATGTTGAAGATCAGATAAAGCGAGAGCGGCAGAGGAACACAGACAAACAGTACATGAACCACCGGCATGTCAGCCAGATAGAGGCTGACCTTGACGAGGCCACCAGTCAGGTCAGACAACTCAAGGACGACCTCCAGAAGAAACAGACTTATATCATGAAGTTGGAGGCTGATGCCATCGGCAATGCT GCAAAGTATGAAAGTACGATATCTCGGCTTGAATCTGAATTGAATGAGACCAAACAGTTTCATAAGAAAGAATTAGAGGCAGTGACGGAACGCCTGGAGACGACGTGTAAAGACAACAAGGAGTTACGGAATCAGATCAGGGAGAAAGATCAG GAGTATCAGAGTTCGTTCCAGGACGTGAATCGATATCGAGGCACTGCAGACCGCCTGGAATCGCAGATCCAGACGGAGATCAAGATCCGCACTGACCTGGAGAACAGAAACGCAGCTCTGGACAAAGAGATTTCTAAA GCTCAAACAGAACGCAAT GAGGAATTTCCTAATTTAAGA GTGTGGAGCCAGGTCCGTTCATTGATGGAGAAGAATGCCAGTTTGGAGGCAGCCAAACGAAGCTTGGAGGATGAACTTGAAAGG AAGAATTCCAGTTCAAAGTTTGCAGAGACAACTCTGTCGCAGGCATCGGCCAATCACGAGGCAGTTCTGAAATCAGTGCAGTCCAAAGCAGACTCAGCGGAGAAGAAA GTGGTTTGGAGTGGCCATAAGTCCCCGGTACAGAGACGG GAAACCAAAGCTAAACCTTTTATACTTAAA GCCGAAAAGCTTCAGCATGACCTTGAGACAGTGACCTTCAAGTTGAAGACGGTGGAGCAGCAGCTGAGTCAGGCGGAGGAGCTGAAGAACGAACTCCAGGACAAAAAGGAGAAAGTCGCCGCACTGCGGAACCAGCTGGAGGCTGAGAAACTCCAGAG GACTCTACTTGACCAGACTGTGTCAGAATTAAAACACCAGGTGTCGCTGCTGAAGTCTCGCGAGTCCAAGGTGATAGACCAGAATCGAGAGCTCCAGCACACCATGATTGACATGGAGACCAAACTGGACGACATGCAGGAGCGGAACCAGACAGCCCTAGACATG GATGCGTTGACCTGGGATGAGGAGGAGAACAATGAG CAAAAGCGTTACACTGAGGTTGGAAAACGAGGACTGTTGGATCAAATCCACAAACTCCAGAAAGAGGTTAAGGACCTACAATACGAACTTCTGACGGTGAATGAGCGACGGGAAATACAGGAAAGGAAGTATGAGGACCGAAAAATGAAGACCAAGGTCAAGCTGATGAGAGCAAG GACGTTTAATGCGGGTTGTGTGGAAGAAGGCCAGGAGTTTGTAGT GGAGTTTTACTCCAAGGAGAGAACGCGTATGCAGGAGCAGCTCCGCCAGTACGACGACGATCTGAGGCTGACGCGATCCACGCTCAGGAAGGAGATGGACTGGAAAGAGAAAATGGAGAAGAACTACCAGACCGTGCTCCGCGAGAAGCGGGAATATTTGTCTCA GCTGTCAGATATGGAGGAAGCCGTACGAGAGAAGACACGAATGGTGTCCATGCTGCAAGTCCGTACCAAGTTCTTGGAGGAGGAGAATTCTCGCCTGCAAGATCGTATCGACTCTATCACCAAACAGAAGCAGGGATTAGATAAGCTGCTCAAAGAATACAAACTCTCTGGTAAAGACGTGCAT TTGTCTCGCCTGAGTTCAGACAGCCGACCTCACAGCCTGACGGGGGGTACCAGTGGTATCGGGAATAGCGTGGATTCCAGCTGGGTCAACGAACAGGACCCGTACATCGAGCCGTACCTGGGTTATCGCAATACGCAATCCTCCAACATGGTAATAAATAACTACCTCAGTCGAAGCTTCGAACCTCATAGTCACGCTGTCGATTTATATCGTGGGGAGACAGGAAGTGAAGAGTCGTACAGTCGCGAGTTTGATACCTAA